GCAGACCGCCGCTGCCGTCACGAGAATCCTCTTCTTCGCCATGCTCCGATCCTCCTTCATGTCACGGAATGATGGTTCAGTACGAGAACGGGTACAGCTTCCAGTACGCCTTGATCATCTTCCACCGGTGCGCCAGCCCGTCCGGCTCGAAGATCAGGAACAGGATGATGATGGCGCCGAAGATCCCCTGCTCCAGCGCGATCACGAGCTTGGCGATGTCAGGGAAGGTCGCCCCGAGCGCGTTCGTCAGGACGGTGATCGCCTGCGGCAGCAGGATCATGAACACCGCCCCGTAGATCGAGCCCAGGACGCTCCCGAGCCCCCCGATGATGATCATCGCCAGGTAGTTCACCGAGACCCCGATGTGGAACTGCTCCGACGAGACGAACTTCAGCGAGTGGCCGTAGAGCGCCCCCGCCACCCCCGCGTAGAAGGAGGAGATGGCGAAGGACAGGATCCGGTACTTGAACAGGTTGATCCCCATGACCTCGGCGGAGATGTAGTGGTCCCGCACGCTCATGAAGGCGCGGCCCGTCCGGGTGCGCACAAGGTTGACGGCGAACAAAACCATCACGGCGGCGACCGCGAGCACGATGTAGTAGTAGGAGCGGTCGCTTTCGAACACGTAGCCGCCGATGGAGGGTCTCGGCACGACGATGCCGTAAGAACCGCCCGT
This sequence is a window from Thermodesulfobacteriota bacterium. Protein-coding genes within it:
- a CDS encoding branched-chain amino acid ABC transporter permease — its product is KLGLPFWVGVPAAGIVTALAGMVFGIPSLRLKGLYLAIATLASQFILEWIFLRWESVTGGSYGIVVPRPSIGGYVFESDRSYYYIVLAVAAVMVLFAVNLVRTRTGRAFMSVRDHYISAEVMGINLFKYRILSFAISSFYAGVAGALYGHSLKFVSSEQFHIGVSVNYLAMIIIGGLGSVLGSIYGAVFMILLPQAITVLTNALGATFPDIAKLVIALEQGIFGAIIILFLIFEPDGLAHRWKMIKAYWKLYPFSY